One Betta splendens chromosome 16, fBetSpl5.4, whole genome shotgun sequence genomic window carries:
- the tcaim gene encoding T-cell activation inhibitor, mitochondrial, whose protein sequence is MSVNSLLWCTLRLRRKCMATHLVLNRALSGEDAVNALRPFYFAVHPDFFGQFPIERKVNENSLKRLNGYLENLQKPGSTQPTRLTFYVRETKASSEQQSDLISPGFRSVSFVLCTNDVLTTVMNILKSCSLPVEHIKGLKGTSELSQGSPKAEVPFYRPVKWDKSYYTFTGFRDPEQELQQARRVEATLSLWLRNNEPEATKKLSASLPRREELTRLREELCYKFNLADIRWQRSWGVAHRCCQLQSLSRLSHQNPEALINLQGDTVVFADQSGINASGHVMLGTMDVHHQWTKLLGQLPLYHSLQQQADWLKERISLLLGGTQVIHMERLAPSQMIAEHYSMLSILYKSLMSQSLCLHPRSLQGLTMLLEKDCCNPRLHEMGHFIIPINCEPHNLQVFLQSHVLDARRRTQLKNQLEQEEEAAMNLCLQTLSLGSLSKEPSVSSTQMILCCKRLLEQQPPLMQGLHICVSHFYSVMQDGDLCVPWNWKS, encoded by the exons ATGTCCGTCAACTCCCTGCTGTGGTGCACCTTAAG GCTGAGGAGAAAGTGCATGGCCACACATTTAGTCCTGAACAGGGCTCTATCAGGGGAAGATGCTGTCAATGCACTCAGACCATTTTATTTTGCTGTCCATCCTGACTTCTTTGGTCAGTTTCCTATAGAACGG AAAGTGAATGAGAATTCATTAAAGAGACTAAATGGGTATTTGGAAAACCTGCAGAAGCCTGGTTCAACTCAGCCAACAAGGCTTACCTTCTATGTGAGGGAGACGAAGGCCAGCAGCGAGCAGCAGTCAGACCTCATCAGCCCCG GGTTCCGGTCGGTGAGTTTCGTCCTATGCACAAACGATGTCCTGACCACAGTGATGAATATTTTGAAGTCCTGCAGCTTGCCTGTGGAGCACATAAAGGGGCTAAAGGGGACTTCAGAGCTGTCTCAAGGTTCACCCAAGGCGGAGGTTCCATTCTACAGACCTGTCAAATGGGACAAAAGCTACTACACTTTCACTGGCTTCAGGGACcctgagcaggagctgcagcaagcCAGGAGAGTGGAGGCTACTTTAAG CCTATGGTTGAGAAACAATGAGCCCGAGGCAACGAAGAAGCTCAGTGCTAGTCTTCCTCGGAGAGAGGAGCTGACCAGACTGAGGGAGGAATTGTGTTACAAATTCAACCTGGCTGATATCAG GTGGCAGCGGAGCTGGGGAGTCGCCCACAGGTGCTGTCAGCTTCAGAGCCTGAGCCGACTGTCTCACCAGAACCCAGAGGCCTTGATCAACCTGCAAG GAGACACTGTAGTGTTTGCTGACCAGTCAGGAATCAACGCCTCTGGACATGTCATGCTGGGGACCATGGATGTTCATCACCAGTGGACCAAA TTGTTGGGGCAGCTCCCCTTGTaccacagcctgcagcagcaggctgactGGCTGAAGGAGAGAATCAGCCTACTGTTGGGTGGCACACAAGTGATCCACATGGAGAGGCTGGCACCAAGTCAGATGATTGCCGAGCACTACAGCATGCTTAGCATCCTCTACAAGAGCTTGATGTCCCAGAGTCTTTGCCTACATCCCAGGAGCTTGCAGGGCCTCACCATGTTGTTGGAAAA GGACTGCTGTAACCCCCGTCTCCATGAGATGGGGCACTTCATTATCCCTATCAACTGTGAGCCTCACAACCTGCAAGTCTTCCTACAAAGCCACGTGTTGGATGCCAGGCGTCGCACCCAGCTCAAAAACCA gctggagcaggaggaggaagctgccaTGAACCTGTGTCTTCAGACACTCTCTCTGGGGAGTCTGTCCAAGGAGCCCAGCGTCAGCTCCACTCAAATGATCCTGTGCTGTAAGAGGTTGTTGGAGCAGCAACCCCCCTTGATGCAGGGCCTCCATATATGTGTCTCCCATTTCTACTCAGTCATGCAGGACGGGGACCTGTGTGTCCCCTGGAACTGGAAAAGCTGA